Proteins encoded together in one Carya illinoinensis cultivar Pawnee chromosome 3, C.illinoinensisPawnee_v1, whole genome shotgun sequence window:
- the LOC122302482 gene encoding plant cysteine oxidase 2-like isoform X2 produces the protein MGIETTRADRKVNKELREFPKATNTTSRSKPRKSRRPQKKTSPVQKLFQTCKEVFANGGTGTVPSHEDIERLRAVLDKMKPEDVGLSPDMPCLRTQGARRTPEITYIRLYESEKFSMGIFCLPPSGVIPLHNHPGMTVFSKLLFGTVHINSYDWVVDGPSYTSAQLNPSETTAAARLAKVKVDSDFTAPCNTSILYPADGGNMHCFTAVTACAVLDVLGPPYSEPDGRHCTYYREFPFTSFSVDGVSVPEEEREGYAWLQEREIKPEDVSVTIARHKLE, from the exons ATGGGGATTGAGACAACTCGGGCTGATCGAAAGGTTAATAAGGAGTTACGGGAATTCCCCAAGGCGACAAACACGACTTCGAGAAGCAAGCCGAGGAAGAGCCGGCGACCGCAAAAGAAGACGTCGCCGGTTCAGAAGCTATTCCAGACTTGCAAGGAAGTATTTGCCAATGGTGGTACCGGGACTGTGCCATCCCATGAAGACATTGAACGGCTACGAGCTGTTTTGG ATAAAATGAAACCGGAGGATGTTGGCCTCAGTCCCGATATGCCGTGTCTCCGGACACAAGGTGCTCGGAGAACACCAGAAATAACGTACATTCGGCTCTATGAGAGTGAGAAATTCTCG ATGGGGATCTTTTGCTTGCCGCCATCTGGTGTTATACCACTTCATAATCACCCCGGAATGACTGTTTTCAGTAAGCTTCTGTTCGGGACCGTGCACATTAACTCGTATGATTGGGTGGTTGATGGCCCTAGTTACACATCCGCTCAGTTGAATCCTTCAGAAA CCACAGCTGCTGCTCGTTTGGCTAAGGTTAAGGTTGACTCCGACTTTACTGCTCCTTGCAACACCTCTATCCTTTATCCTGCCGATGGAGGTAACATGCATTGCTTCACGGCGGTGACAGCATGCGCGGTGTTAGATGTGCTTGGCCCTCCATATTCTGAACCTGATGGCCGGCATTGCACATACTACCGCGAATTTCCTTTCACCAGTTTCTCAG TTGATGGGGTATCAGTGCCTGAGGAAGAGAGGGAAGGTTATGCATGGCTTCAAGAGAGGGAGATCAAACCCGAGGACGTTTCTGTAACTATAGCAAG gCACAAGTTGGAATGA
- the LOC122302482 gene encoding plant cysteine oxidase 2-like isoform X1: MGIETTRADRKVNKELREFPKATNTTSRSKPRKSRRPQKKTSPVQKLFQTCKEVFANGGTGTVPSHEDIERLRAVLDKMKPEDVGLSPDMPCLRTQGARRTPEITYIRLYESEKFSMGIFCLPPSGVIPLHNHPGMTVFSKLLFGTVHINSYDWVVDGPSYTSAQLNPSETTAAARLAKVKVDSDFTAPCNTSILYPADGGNMHCFTAVTACAVLDVLGPPYSEPDGRHCTYYREFPFTSFSVDGVSVPEEEREGYAWLQEREIKPEDVSVTIARYRGPEIVDK, translated from the exons ATGGGGATTGAGACAACTCGGGCTGATCGAAAGGTTAATAAGGAGTTACGGGAATTCCCCAAGGCGACAAACACGACTTCGAGAAGCAAGCCGAGGAAGAGCCGGCGACCGCAAAAGAAGACGTCGCCGGTTCAGAAGCTATTCCAGACTTGCAAGGAAGTATTTGCCAATGGTGGTACCGGGACTGTGCCATCCCATGAAGACATTGAACGGCTACGAGCTGTTTTGG ATAAAATGAAACCGGAGGATGTTGGCCTCAGTCCCGATATGCCGTGTCTCCGGACACAAGGTGCTCGGAGAACACCAGAAATAACGTACATTCGGCTCTATGAGAGTGAGAAATTCTCG ATGGGGATCTTTTGCTTGCCGCCATCTGGTGTTATACCACTTCATAATCACCCCGGAATGACTGTTTTCAGTAAGCTTCTGTTCGGGACCGTGCACATTAACTCGTATGATTGGGTGGTTGATGGCCCTAGTTACACATCCGCTCAGTTGAATCCTTCAGAAA CCACAGCTGCTGCTCGTTTGGCTAAGGTTAAGGTTGACTCCGACTTTACTGCTCCTTGCAACACCTCTATCCTTTATCCTGCCGATGGAGGTAACATGCATTGCTTCACGGCGGTGACAGCATGCGCGGTGTTAGATGTGCTTGGCCCTCCATATTCTGAACCTGATGGCCGGCATTGCACATACTACCGCGAATTTCCTTTCACCAGTTTCTCAG TTGATGGGGTATCAGTGCCTGAGGAAGAGAGGGAAGGTTATGCATGGCTTCAAGAGAGGGAGATCAAACCCGAGGACGTTTCTGTAACTATAGCAAGGTACAGAGGCCCAGAGATTGTAGATAAGTAA
- the LOC122302487 gene encoding V-type proton ATPase subunit d2-like: MYGFEALTFNVHAGYLEAIVRGHRAGLLTAADYNNLCQCETLDDIKMHLSATEYGPYLQNEPSPLHTTTIVEKCTLKLVEDYKHMLCQATEPLSTFLEYITYGHMIDNVVLIVTGTLHERDVQELLEKCHPLGMFDSIATLAVAQNMRELYRLVLVDTPLAPYFSECITSEDLDDMNIEIMRNTLYKAYLEDFYRFCQKLGGATAEIMSDLLSFEADRRAVNISINSIGTELTRDDRKKLYSNFGLLHPYGHEELAVCEDIDQVRGVMEKYPPYQSIFSKLSYGESQMLDKAFYEEEVKRLCLAFEQQFHYGVFFAYMRLREQEIRNLMWISECVAQNQKSRVHDSVVFIF, from the exons ATGTACGGCTTCGAAGCGCTAACCTTCAACGTTCATGCTGGGTACTTGGAGGCCATCGTGAGGGGGCACCGGGCTGGGCTGCTTACTGCCGCTGATTACAACAATTTGTGCCAGTGCGAAACCCTTGATGACATTAAGATGCACCTTTCCGCTACCGAATACGGTCCTTACCTCCAGAACG AACCTTCCCCGCTGCATACCACAACTATTGTAGAGAAATGCACTCTTAAACTGGTTGAGGATTATAAGCACATGTTATGCCAAGCGACAGAGCCCTTGTCAACCTTTCTAGAGTATATTAC ATATGGTCACATGATTGACAATGTTGTCCTGATTGTCACTGGAACCTTGCATGAGAGAGATGTTCAGGAGCTCTTGGAAAAATGCCATCCATTGGGCATGTTTGACAG CATTGCTACCCTGGCAGTTGCTCAGAATATGCGAGAGCTTTATAGGCTGGTTCTTGTTGACACACCCTTGGCCCCATACTTCTCTGAGTGTATCACATCAGAG GACTTGGATGACATGAACATTGAAATAATGAGGAACACTCTTTACAAGGCATACCTAGAGGATTTTTACAGGTTTTGTCAG AAACTTGGGGGTGCCACAGCAGAGATTATGTCTGACCTTCTCTCATTTGAGGCTGACAGAAGGGCTGTCAATATCTCCATAAATAG CATTGGAACTGAGCTCACCCGAGATGATCGCAAAAAATTGTACTCTAACTTTGGTTTACT TCACCCCTATGGCCACGAGGAACTTGCCGTCTGCGAGGATATTGACCAG GTCCGTGGCGTTATGGAAAAATACCCTCCTTATCAGTCCATTTTCTCTAAATTATCTTATGGAGAGAGCCAGATGCTTGACAAGGCATTCTATGAAGAGGAGGTGAAAAGGCTTTGCTTAGCATTTGAGCAGCAG TTCCATTATGGTGTTTTCTTCGCGTACATGAGATTGAGGGAGCAGGAGATAAGGAACCTGATGTGGATTTCAGAATGCGTGGCTCAGAACCAGAAGTCCAGGGTTCATGACAGTGTTGTCTTCATATTTTAG
- the LOC122302484 gene encoding uncharacterized protein LOC122302484, with protein MPTTAITSLIFVLLLLLTTTSAAQILGLDSFLTQQSRLDPQAINDSFLSLPSSLKKSFSSHFPQPHIPSLISSILSLTLPLSINLRLIGPFSPDAPALLSSFLSSASQPLHHYHVISPFEYQSHSLSIQHSLHLDVSLSPPSLASQLSQSLTSQISATTSSLRSSLLSIPFSSVDSIIKQDFEKEKPINGIYLYLLNLGPQSKPYAYTYSHGDSSPAFPKCLGTIWTGKDRYLWIDLAAGPVDYGPALSGEGLLPRGEFHPLATLHGRPKSQRALYADLASLVWSAYQVLLVPSLRIPVPFEASLVVQFIHVYGSESNRDSSGLDWKAIERTFMDEVTDGGLLLGDQSLSFKTYGVSLAGCPICSFAVSRSISSYTARFLFDNYTMIVSEYLDSKRLHQILMDSAEEFRRVASIPEELGRVLPVYVFDLDYNTHLLLDRYHQSVAFKDMVIAVRTRNTQTVSDYNCNGHHVFTQTRELERPLVGSILQSMWGVSPTHLLWSPRHNSTLVDYTWSVGQTPFGPFSEVSSLSFVQKDAARRNVLLTSLNQSITSAVDVLESIAAHGGDRKLLKQNQHVEFIQRWNLFKYKLDKAVSALSHLDFEMALYYLRSSDHDMYAIHDLVYHASKEVEASLVCFKDPPFPWKSVSLSAFGFLAFFYVYAKRDKLFRNKRKQF; from the coding sequence ATGCCCACCACCGCCATCACCAGCTTAATCTTCGTTTTGCTCCTCCTCTTGACCACCACCTCCGCGGCCCAGATCCTAGGCCTAGACTCCTTCCTAACCCAGCAATCCCGCCTCGACCCTCAAGCTATCAACGACTCCTTCCTCTCCCTCCCTTCCTCCCTCAAAAAATCCTTCTCCTCCCACTTCCCCCAACCCCATATCCCTTCTCTCATCTCCTCCATCCTCTCCCTTACCCTCCCTCTCTCCATCAACCTTCGCCTCATAGGCCCCTTCTCCCCTGACGCCCCTGCCCTTCTCTCTTCCTTCCTCTCCTCCGCCTCCCAACCccttcaccactatcacgtcaTCTCCCCATTCGAGTATCAATCTCATTCCCTCTCCATCCAACACTCTCTCCACCTCGACGTCTCTTTATCCCCTCCTTCCCTCGCTTCCCAACTCTCCCAATCCCTAACTTCCCAAATATCGGCTACCACTTCCTCCCTCCGCTCCTCTCTCCTCTCCATCCCCTTCTCCTCGGTCGACTCCATCATCAAGCAAGACTTCGAGAAGGAAAAACCCATTAACGGAATCTACCTCTACTTGCTCAATCTGGGCCCCCAATCCAAACCCTACGCTTATACCTACTCCCACGGTGATTCCTCCCCTGCCTTTCCCAAATGCTTGGGCACCATCTGGACCGGCAAGGACCGCTACCTTTGGATCGATTTGGCCGCCGGCCCTGTCGACTATGGCCCGGCATTATCCGGGGAAGGCCTTCTCCCCCGCGGCGAGTTTCACCCACTCGCCACCCTCCACGGCCGCCCCAAATCACAGAGAGCTCTGTATGCTGATCTGGCGTCTCTGGTTTGGAGCGCCTACCAGGTACTTCTTGTGCCCTCTTTGAGAATTCCTGTTCCTTTCGAGGCTTCCTTGGTAGTTCAGTTCATACATGTCTATGGGTCCGAGAGCAATAGGGATTCCAGTGGTTTGGACTGGAAAGCGATCGAAAGGACATTTATGGATGAAGTTACTGATGGGGGTTTGTTGTTGGGTGATCAGTCTTTGAGTTTCAAGACTTATGGGGTGAGTCTTGCAGGGTGCCCCATTTGTTCCTTTGCCGTTTCGAGGTCGATTAGTTCGTACACAGCGAGGtttttgtttgataattatACCATGATTGTGAGCGAGTATTTGGACTCCAAGCGTTTGCATCAGATATTGATGGATTCGGCAGAGGAGTTTAGGAGGGTGGCTAGTATTCCGGAGGAATTAGGTCGGGTTCTTCCCGTTTACGTGTTTGATTTGGACTATAATACTCACTTATTGCTTGATCGATATCACCAGTCTGTTGCCTTCAAAGATATGGTTATTGCAGTGAGGACGAGGAACACACAGACCGTGAGTGATTATAATTGTAATGGTCATCACGTGTTTACTCAGACAAGGGAGCTTGAGCGGCCGCTTGTTGGCTCGATTCTGCAGAGCATGTGGGGGGTGTCCCCTACCCATTTGCTGTGGAGCCCGAGGCATAATAGTACCTTGGTGGATTACACATGGAGTGTAGGGCAGACTCCATTTGGGCCGTTCTCAGAGGTTTCATCCTTGTCATTTGTGCAGAAGGATGCAGCTAGGAGAAATGTTCTTTTGACATCGTTGAACCAGAGTATAACAAGTGCCGTTGACGTTCTTGAATCCATTGCTGCCCATGGGGGAGATAGAAAGCTACTTAAACAAAATCAACATGTTGAGTTCATACAAAGGTGGAACTTGTTCAAGTACAAGCTGGACAAAGCAGTTTCTGCACTGTCACATTTGGATTTTGAGATGGCTTTATACTACTTGAGATCATCAGATCATGATATGTATGCCATCCACGATCTCGTCTATCATGCTTCTAAGGAAGTGGAGGCTTCGCTCGTATGCTTTAAGGACCCACCGTTTCCATGGAAGTCAGTTTCTTTATCTGCTTTTGGTTTCCTAGCTTTCTTTTACGTTTATGCAAAAAGAGACAAACTGTTCAGAAATAAGAGAAAGCAATTTTGA